In Novosphingobium kaempferiae, the DNA window GCATTGGCGCCTTCGCTCGACATGTCGACACTCTGCTTCATGATCCAACACACCCTTTCCAACGCCAAAGCGCCACCACACCCAGAACCCCCAAAACACTCCACTCTCCCCACGGCGGATGCGTCAAAACTCCCTTTCTTCCAAAATGAGGCGATTTGCAAGGATAATCATCAACGATCTAAAACATAAATCGTTGACGATTTTTATATTGAATTGTTTCGATGTCGTGATAGCCAGACTGGGAATCTGGATGAAGGCGAACCATGGCGATTCTCGTTCCAAGACGCACCATACTCGCCGGAATAGTCGGCGGCGGCGCGATGGCCCTGACTGGATGCGGCGGACGAAGTGATCGCATCGGCATCGGGCTTATCACCGCGCTGACCGCACAGTCCGCCAAGTCGGGGGAGGCGATCTCACGCGGGATTTCGATTGCGATCGACGAGATCAACGCCGCGGGCGGTTTGCTGGGTCGCAAACTGGAACTGCTTCGCCGCGACGACGAGAGCAACCCCGGAAAGGGCGTGATCGCCGCGCGTGAACTGCTGTACAAGGAGCGCGTGGCGGTCTTGTTCGGCGGCCTCGACACGCCGGTAGCCCGTGCCATCGTTCCGATCGCCACCGCAGCGCGCACGCCGTTCGTGGTGCCATGGGCAGCAGGCACGGTCATCACCCACAACGGCACCGATCCCAACTTCGTCTTCCGCGTTTCCGCCGTGGACGAACTGGTAGACAAGGCGATGGTCGGCTTCGCACAGCGCACTTATGCCGCTCGCCGCCCGGGTCTGATCCTACTGAACAACCCTTGGGGCCAATCCAACGAGAAGGGCCTAAAAGCGGCGCTTGCAGCCGCCGGACTACCACTCGCGGGTTCCGAGAAGTTCGAGCACTCGGATGTCGATGTCACTCCGCAACTCGGTCGCCTGCGTGCGCAGGGAACTGACTGCCTGATGATGGTCGCCACCGTCGGTCCGTCGGCTCAGGTGGTCAAGTCGCTCGACCAGATGGGCTGGGACGTGCCGATCGTCTCACACTGGGGTCCGGCAGGCGGGCGCTTCTCGGAATTGGCGGGGCCGCACGCGGAAAGGGTGAAATTCGTGCAGACATACAGTTTCCTCGGAGCGGACACCCCGGTGAAAGCCCGCGTGCTGGCCGCGCTGCAGGCCAGGTATCCTGACATCAAGGGGCCGCAGGACGTGACCCCGGCGGTCGGCGTCGCCAACTCCTACGACGCCATGCACCTCGCGGCGCTGGCAATTCGTAAGGCGGGATCGCTTGACGGTGACGCGGTACGAAAAGGCTTTACCCGGATCGACCGCCACGAAGGCCTCATCAAGACCTACGAACATCCCTTTGCACACAGTCAGGATGCGCTGGACGAACGGGACTATATCTGGGCCGAATTCGATCACGGCCGCATCGTTCCTCTCTCCGCGAAGGCGGCCTGAGCCATGGATATACTCCCCGCCTTGCTGACAGGCATCGCGCTCGGATCGATCTACGGGCTGATCGCCCTCGGGTTCCACATCACGGCGTCGGTGTGCGGCGCGGTCAATTTCGCGCAGGGCAGCAGCGCCATGCTGGGCGCGGTGCTGCTCTGGATGCTCGCGCAGGCCGGATGGCCGGTCCCCATCGCCGTGGGCGGCGCAGTGCTTACCTGCGGAGCCTACGGCCTGATCGTGGAGCACGCCGCGATACGGCCCTTCCTTGCCCGCAAGTCGGATGCATGGCTGATGGCGACGGTTGCGCTCGGTCTTGTCTGCGACAATGGCATGATGCTCATATTCGGCGCGGAACCACGCTCGCTGGCCTCTCCGCTGACGCTGTCTTCCATCCGGCTGGGCGGTATGGACCTCGGCATCTATCCGCTGCACCTGCTCATCCCGATCGTCATGCTGGCCCTCGCAACCGGTATCGACCTGTTCCGTCTTCGGACGCTGCATGGCGTCGCCATGCTGGGCGTCGCACAGAACCGAGACGCCGCCGCCATCATGGGCATTCCCGTTGGCCGCGTGATTGCCGCAGCCTTTGCACTGTCTTCCGCACTCGCCGGGATCGCGGGCATGCTCGTGGCTCCGCTCTCCCATGTCGAGACCGGCATGGGCGTGGTGCTCGGGCTCAAGGCCTTCGCGGTCGCCATTCTCGGCGGATTGGGTAGCGCGTGGGGCATCGTCTTTGCCGCGCTGCTGTTCGGACTGGTGGAGGCCCTCGTCACGCTCGGCATCGGCTCGGGCTTCACGCAGATCGTGACCTTCATGCTGGTCATCGTCGTCCTTGCCGTGCGCCCCGACGGGTTGCTCGGCCGAGCACAGGTGCGCAAGGTATGATCGCCCTCCCCTTTCATCGCTCCCTCTCGCTGGCGCTTTGGAGCCTGTGCCTGCTGGGAAGCATCGCCGGCGCCCTGCTGCTCAATGGCTACTACGCCTTCGTCATCGGCCAGATCGCGTTGCTGGCGATCGCGGGGATCGGCCTGAACGTGCTGATCGGCCTCAGCGGGCAGTTCAGCTTCGGCCATGCCGCCTTCTACGCCATCGGTGCTTATGCGGTGGCGATCTGCACATCACACGGCTGGCTGCCGTTCTGGCTTGCCTGGCCGCTGGGCATCGCCATCGCTGTCGGCGTGGGAGCGGTTCTGGCGCTACCGGCACTGCGCGTGAAAGGCCCCTATCTCGCGATGGTGACGATCGCCTTCGGCCTCGTCGTGGAGCAGACACTGGTGGAGGCCGAAAGCCTGACCGGCGGCCAGAGCGGCATCCTGCAGATCCCGCCGCTCTCGGTCGCCGGGATCGCAATGGGCGACCGTGCCATGGCGATCATCGCCATTCTGGTCGCGGCAATCGTGACGGCCGCCTATCATGTCCTTGCCGGCAACGCCTGGGGGCAGGCAATGCGCGCTGTCCGCGACTCCGAGAATGCGGGCGCCTCCATCGGCATAGCCCCTACGCGCACGCGCATCGTCGCGTTCATGGTTTCGGCAGGGTGTTGCGCACTGGCGGGAGGATTGTCCGCACCGCTGAACAGCTTCGTCACACCGCAGTCCTTTGGACTGAACTTTTCCATCCTGCTGGTGCTGACGGTCGTGATCGGCGGCACGGGGTCGCGGCCGGGCCCCGTGGCGGGCGCCATCGTTATCGGCCTTCTGCCGGAAGTGCTCTCCTCCTTCGAAGCCTATCGCGTTCTTGCCTACGCCCTGCTGGTGTTGTTCGTGCTGTGGCTGGCGCCGACTGGCATCGCCGGGCTGCTGCGCATCGATCCGAAGGACGATGCCGCGCCGGTCGATGCACGCTCACTTGCAGCACTGCTGCCCTCGCGTCCGCGCGCGACACTTTCGGGGCGCGCGCTCGGCATAGCTTTCGGCGGCGTGCGCGCCATCGACGATCTCGACATCAGCATTCCGGCGTCCTCCATCACCGCGCTGATCGGCCCGAACGGCGCGGGGAAATCAACCGTCATCAACATCCTGAGTGGCTTCTACCGTTCCGACAGCGGCGAACGCCTGTTGGGCGAACACCCGCTTTCGCCCGGGAGACCATGGCTTTCCGCGCAGGCGGGCATTGCCCGAACGTACCAGACCTCCGCGCTGTTCGACAGCATGACGGTGGAGGACAATGTCCTGCTCGCAATGCGCAAGGGGCGGTTGGGCAATATCTTCGGGCGTGCCCTGCACGGTTCGTTGCCCGACCGGGAGCATGCTCGCGCCCTGCTCCTCGCCTGCGGCTTCACCGGTGCGCCATCCACCCCGGCCGGAGCGCTGGCGCACGTCGATCGCCGCCTTGTCGAGATCGCGCGGGCACTGGCGACCGACCCCGACGTGATCCTGCTCGACGAGCCCGCAGCGGGACTGTCTCAGGGCGAGAAGCGCATTCTGGGCGACCTCCTGCGCCAGATCGCCGAGGCCGGGATCGGCGTCGGGCTGGTCGAGCATGACATGGGCCTCGTGATGGGCGTGTCGGATCGAATCGCCGTGTTGCGCACCGGCGCTCTCATCGCGCAGGGCACTCCTGCCGATATCAAGGCCGATCCCGTCGTCCGCGAGGCCTATCTGGGCAACAAGCCGCTCGGCGGGCTCGCGCCGACCATCGCAAAGTTCGGGGAGCCATGTCTTGGCGCCTATGCCCTCCATGCCGGGTACGGCGCGGTCGATGTGCTGCACGGCATCGACGTTGAAGTGCGGCCCGGCGAAGCCGTCGCCCTGCTCGGCGCGAACGGAGCGGGC includes these proteins:
- a CDS encoding branched-chain amino acid ABC transporter permease, whose protein sequence is MDILPALLTGIALGSIYGLIALGFHITASVCGAVNFAQGSSAMLGAVLLWMLAQAGWPVPIAVGGAVLTCGAYGLIVEHAAIRPFLARKSDAWLMATVALGLVCDNGMMLIFGAEPRSLASPLTLSSIRLGGMDLGIYPLHLLIPIVMLALATGIDLFRLRTLHGVAMLGVAQNRDAAAIMGIPVGRVIAAAFALSSALAGIAGMLVAPLSHVETGMGVVLGLKAFAVAILGGLGSAWGIVFAALLFGLVEALVTLGIGSGFTQIVTFMLVIVVLAVRPDGLLGRAQVRKV
- a CDS encoding ATP-binding cassette domain-containing protein, whose translation is MIALPFHRSLSLALWSLCLLGSIAGALLLNGYYAFVIGQIALLAIAGIGLNVLIGLSGQFSFGHAAFYAIGAYAVAICTSHGWLPFWLAWPLGIAIAVGVGAVLALPALRVKGPYLAMVTIAFGLVVEQTLVEAESLTGGQSGILQIPPLSVAGIAMGDRAMAIIAILVAAIVTAAYHVLAGNAWGQAMRAVRDSENAGASIGIAPTRTRIVAFMVSAGCCALAGGLSAPLNSFVTPQSFGLNFSILLVLTVVIGGTGSRPGPVAGAIVIGLLPEVLSSFEAYRVLAYALLVLFVLWLAPTGIAGLLRIDPKDDAAPVDARSLAALLPSRPRATLSGRALGIAFGGVRAIDDLDISIPASSITALIGPNGAGKSTVINILSGFYRSDSGERLLGEHPLSPGRPWLSAQAGIARTYQTSALFDSMTVEDNVLLAMRKGRLGNIFGRALHGSLPDREHARALLLACGFTGAPSTPAGALAHVDRRLVEIARALATDPDVILLDEPAAGLSQGEKRILGDLLRQIAEAGIGVGLVEHDMGLVMGVSDRIAVLRTGALIAQGTPADIKADPVVREAYLGNKPLGGLAPTIAKFGEPCLGAYALHAGYGAVDVLHGIDVEVRPGEAVALLGANGAGKSTLMRVLSGLMPARSGHLRMEGTQIDGEDVPSRVRQGLVLVPEGRQVFPELSVRDNLRLGGYTCAAGSAERMAQVLAGFPRLATMLDRRAGLLSGGEQQMLAVGRALMAKPRILLLDEPSLGLSPQATSDLFDQLKAVRDEGIAMLIVDQMADLALNLSSRAYVLSRGRIAARGSSAEIADGGNLEASYLG
- a CDS encoding ABC transporter substrate-binding protein, encoding MAILVPRRTILAGIVGGGAMALTGCGGRSDRIGIGLITALTAQSAKSGEAISRGISIAIDEINAAGGLLGRKLELLRRDDESNPGKGVIAARELLYKERVAVLFGGLDTPVARAIVPIATAARTPFVVPWAAGTVITHNGTDPNFVFRVSAVDELVDKAMVGFAQRTYAARRPGLILLNNPWGQSNEKGLKAALAAAGLPLAGSEKFEHSDVDVTPQLGRLRAQGTDCLMMVATVGPSAQVVKSLDQMGWDVPIVSHWGPAGGRFSELAGPHAERVKFVQTYSFLGADTPVKARVLAALQARYPDIKGPQDVTPAVGVANSYDAMHLAALAIRKAGSLDGDAVRKGFTRIDRHEGLIKTYEHPFAHSQDALDERDYIWAEFDHGRIVPLSAKAA